One segment of Falco rusticolus isolate bFalRus1 chromosome 3, bFalRus1.pri, whole genome shotgun sequence DNA contains the following:
- the ENO1 gene encoding alpha-enolase, with protein MSILKIHAREIFDSRGNPTVEVDLFTNKGLFRAAVPSGASTGIYEALELRDNDKTRYMGKGVSKAVEHVNKTIAPALISKNVNVVEQEKIDKLMLEMDGSENKSKFGANAILGVSLAVCKAGAAEKGVPLYRHIADLAGNAEVILPVPAFNVINGGSHAGNKLAMQEFMILPVGADSFKEAMRIGAEVYHNLKNVIKEKYGKDATNVGDEGGFAPNILENKEALELLKTAISKAGYSEKVVIGMDVAASEFYRDGKYDLDFKSPDDPSRYISPDQLADLYKGFVKNYPLVSIEDPFDQDDWAAWKKFTGSVGIQVVGDDLTVTNPKRIAKAVEEKSCNCLLLKVNQIGSVTESLQACKLAQSNGWGVMVSHRSGETEDTFIADLVVGLCTGQIKTGAPCRSERLAKYNQLLRIEEELGSKARFAGRNFRNPRVN; from the exons ATGTCCATTCTTAAGATCCACGCCCGTGAAATATTTGACTCTCGTGGGAATCCCACTGTTGAGGTAGACCTCTTTACCAACAAAG GTTTGTTCAGAGCCGCTGTTCCCAGTGGTGCCTCAACTGGAATCTATGAAGCTCTGGAGCTTCGTGACAATGACAAGACACGCTACATGGGGAAAG GTGTCTCAAAAGCTGTTGAGCACGTCAATAAAACAATTGCACCTGCACTGATTAGCAAG AACGTCAATGTTGTCGAGCAAGAGAAGATTGACAAACTGATGCTGGAAATGGATGGATCGGAGAATAAGT CCAAATTTGGTGCCAATGCCATCCTGGGTGTATCTCTGGCTGTATGCAAAGCTGGCGCTGCTGAGAAGGGTGTCCCCTTGTACCGTCACATTGCTGACCTTGCTGGAAATGCAGAAGTCATTCTTCCAGTTCCT GCTTTTAATGTGATCAATGGTGGCTCCCATGCTGGCAATAAGTTGGCTATGCAGGAGTTCATGATCCTCCCGGTCGGTGCTGACAGTTTCAAGGAGGCAATGCGCATTGGTGCAGAGGTCTATCACAACCTAAAAAACGTAATCAAGGAGAAGTATGGCAAGGATGCAACTAATGTGGGTGATGAGGGTGGCTTTGCCCCCAACAtcctggaaaataaagaag CTCTGGAGTTGCTGAAGACTGCCATCAGTAAGGCTGGCTACTCTGAAAAGGTTGTCATTGGCATGGATGTGGCTGCCTCAGAGTTCTACCGTGATGGAAAGTATGATCTGGACTTCAAATCCCCTGATGATCCCAGCAGATACATTTCTCCTGATCAGCTGGCTGATCTGTACAAGGGCTTTGTCAAGAACTACCCCT TGGTGTCCATTGAAGACCCATTTGACCAGGATGACTGGGCTGCCTGGAAGAAGTTCACTGGCAGTGTTGGCATCCAGGTGGTTGGTGATGATCTGACTGTGACCAATCCAAAGCGTATTGCTAAGGCTGTGGAGGAGAAATCCTGCAACTGCCTCCTGCTTAAGGTCAACCAGATTGGCTCTGTGACAGAATCCCTGCAAGC CTGCAAGCTTGCCCAGTCCAATGGCTGGGGTGTGATGGTGAGTCATCGCTCTGGAGAAACAGAAGATACCTTCATTGCTGATCTGGTAGTTGGTCTCTGCACTGGTCAG ATCAAAACTGGCGCCCCATGCCGATCTGAGCGTCTAGCCAAGTACAACCAGCTGCTGAG AATTGAAGAGGAGCTTGGCAGCAAGGCCCGTTTTGCTGGAAGGAACTTCAGGAACCCTCGTGTCAACTAA